One Solibacillus sp. R5-41 DNA segment encodes these proteins:
- a CDS encoding GrpB family protein: MERVNFFYNKLLYDKAEETFFIQKALIEELLPEADVQHVGSTAIPNSITKGDLDIQVRVNANIFPNAVKELSKLYELNEGSVKTETFRAFKDDSNVPPMGVQLTVINSEFDFFWKFRDVLLMNDNYRNEYDNLKRKYEGMEMEAYREAKNKFFEEVMASPEYKNI, from the coding sequence TATAATAAGTTACTTTACGATAAAGCAGAGGAAACTTTTTTTATACAAAAAGCTTTAATTGAAGAGCTACTACCCGAAGCTGATGTGCAGCATGTGGGAAGTACAGCTATTCCAAACAGTATTACAAAAGGAGATTTAGATATTCAAGTGAGAGTTAATGCCAACATTTTTCCTAATGCAGTTAAAGAACTTTCAAAGTTATATGAATTAAATGAGGGCAGTGTAAAAACTGAAACCTTCAGAGCCTTTAAGGATGATTCGAATGTTCCTCCAATGGGTGTACAATTAACTGTTATAAATTCAGAATTTGATTTCTTTTGGAAGTTTCGCGATGTCTTACTAATGAATGATAATTATCGAAATGAATATGATAATTTAAAAAGGAAATACGAAGGAATGGAAATGGAAGCTTACAGAGAAGCCAAGAATAAGTTCTTCGAAGAAGTTATGGCTTCACCAGAATATAAGAATATATAA